From Gottschalkia purinilytica:
ATTTATAATATTATTAACAGATAAAAGTGTAACAAAAGGTTTAGTAGGTATGGAACTATTACAAAAATCTACAGAATATCACATAGGAAGTATTGGACAATACTTTATAGCAGTTATATTATTGCTATTTTGTTTTAGCACTTTTTTAGGAATACTATATTATGCAAAACCAAACATTGCATTTTTATATGATAAGAAGATAGGACAAGAGATATATAAGGTATTTGCATTAGTAATGTTTTTTTTAGGTGGATTAAGTAAATATAACTTCGTATGGGCTTTAGCAGACTTTGGTCTGGGATTAATGACAATTATTAATTTATGTGCAATAATACCTCTTTCCAAGATTGCTATAGAATCTTTAAAGGATTATGAAATGAATCATGAAAAAAAGAAGAAATCTAAAATTATTTAAAGTTGTTTTTATATAGAATACTTGATGTTTCTTGATTAATAAAAGAGTTTCAATCTGTATGGACTTGGAACTCTTTTATTAGAATATATAACCATTTAATTTTTCATAAGAACGATGGACTTTTGACATTGATAAGTAATTTTCATATAATCTTATGGTGGACAATACTTATATTATAGTAGGAAATTTGTAGGAAGGTAGGGTTTATTTTGTTAGGATTTTTAGAAAAAGTTATAATTGGTATTAATGATTTACTCTGGAATAAGCACATTTTAGTAGTAATGCTTTTATTCACTGGAATGTATTTCACGATTAAAACAAGATTCTTGCCATTTAGAAAATTTAAAGAAATGATAAGAGTAATAACTGAAAAGAATACTGTGAGAAATGATGATGGAGAGAGTATATCATCATTTCAAGCATTTTGTGTTTCAACAGCATCAAGAGTGGGAGCAGGAAATTTAGCAGGAGTAGTAGCAGCAATATCAATAGGAGGACCAGGGTCAATATTCTGGATGTGGATAGTAGCATTGGTAGGATCATCATCAGCATTTATAGAATCAACATTAGCTCAAATATATAAGGAAAGAGATCCAGTAACAGGAGGATATAGAGGGGGCCCAGCCTATTTTATGGAAAAAGCTCTTAATAAAAGATGGATGGGAGTATTATTTGCTATATCAGGACTTATATGTTGGGCAGGAGTAAGTCAAGTAATGTCAAATACGATGACAGAATCAATATATAATATATTTAAAATTGACAAGCTATTAATTATTTCAATATTAACTGTATTAGGAGCAATAATTTTATTTGGTAAAAAAGATAAGATAGCCAGAGTCTTAGAAAAATTAGTACCGGTAATGGCTACATTGTACTTAGCAGTGGTTTTATTTATAGTATTAAAAAATATAGCAGTATTACCTAAAATGTTATTAGAAATAGTAGAAAATGCTTTTGGAATAAAACAAGCAGTATCTGGAGGTATAGGTGCAGTAGTTATGCAGGGAGTAAAGAGAGGACTATTTTCAAATGAAGCAGGAAGTGGAAGTGCACCATGTGCAGCGGCAGCAGCAAATGTGTCTCACCCAGTAAAACAAGGACTTATACAATCACTTGGGGTATTTGTAGATACACTTTTAATATGTAGTGCTACAGCATTTGTAATGTTGTTAGCAGATAAAAGTGTAACAAAAGGTTTAGTAGGTATGGAACTATTACAAAAATCTACAGAATATCACATAGGAAGTATTGGACAATACTTTATAGCATTTATATTATTATTATTTTGTTTTAGTACTTTTTTAGGAATACTATATTATGCAAAACCAAACATTGCATTTTTATATGATAAGAAGATAGGACAAGAGATATATAAGGTATTTGCATTAGTAATGTTTTTTTTAGGTGGATTAAGTAAATATAACTTCGTATGGGCTTTAGCAGACTTTGGTCTGGGATTAATGACAATTATTAATTTATGTGCAATAATGCCTCTTTCTAAAGTTGCTATAGAATCTTTAGAGGATTATGAAATGAATCATGAAGGTAAAAAAAAATTTAAAATTTAAATGTATATCATTTTAACATACAATTAAACTAAAACAGCAAGGTAATTTTACTTTGCTTTTTTAGTTTAATTTATAACAACGATTATGAACTGTATCCGTTTATATAATAATAGATAATCAAATACTAAAGTAATTTGTTAAATTATTTAATCTTTTTATATTAAATTAATAACTTACAATGAAACTTTAAATCCTTATATCTTGACGATTAACAGGCTTTTTTGCTAACATTTATTTAGATGGTTGTATAAATATATAATTAGAGACTTATTTTAAATAAAGAGAGGTGATATAATGAATCAAGCATTTAAAGCACTATCTGATCCCACTAGAAGAAAAATATTAGAACTACTTAAAGAAGGAGATATGACGGCAGGAGAAATAGCAGAACACTTTAAAATAAGTAAGCCATCCATTAGTCATCACTTAAATCTTTTGAAAAATGCAGATTTAGTTCTTTGGGAAAAGGAAGGTCAAAATATTATATATTCATTAAATACTACGGTTTTTCAAGAGATTATGAAATGGGCGTTTGAATTTATAGAAGGGAGACATAGTGATGAGTAAAGAAAATAATAAAAAAATTAGACTAGATATTATTATAGTAACAATAAATATTATATCTATTTTAGGGACTA
This genomic window contains:
- a CDS encoding autorepressor SdpR family transcription factor, producing MNQAFKALSDPTRRKILELLKEGDMTAGEIAEHFKISKPSISHHLNLLKNADLVLWEKEGQNIIYSLNTTVFQEIMKWAFEFIEGRHSDE
- a CDS encoding alanine/glycine:cation symporter family protein codes for the protein MLGFLEKVIIGINDLLWNKHILVVMLLFTGMYFTIKTRFLPFRKFKEMIRVITEKNTVRNDDGESISSFQAFCVSTASRVGAGNLAGVVAAISIGGPGSIFWMWIVALVGSSSAFIESTLAQIYKERDPVTGGYRGGPAYFMEKALNKRWMGVLFAISGLICWAGVSQVMSNTMTESIYNIFKIDKLLIISILTVLGAIILFGKKDKIARVLEKLVPVMATLYLAVVLFIVLKNIAVLPKMLLEIVENAFGIKQAVSGGIGAVVMQGVKRGLFSNEAGSGSAPCAAAAANVSHPVKQGLIQSLGVFVDTLLICSATAFVMLLADKSVTKGLVGMELLQKSTEYHIGSIGQYFIAFILLLFCFSTFLGILYYAKPNIAFLYDKKIGQEIYKVFALVMFFLGGLSKYNFVWALADFGLGLMTIINLCAIMPLSKVAIESLEDYEMNHEGKKKFKI